In the Harmonia axyridis chromosome 3, icHarAxyr1.1, whole genome shotgun sequence genome, one interval contains:
- the LOC123676163 gene encoding zinc finger Y-chromosomal protein-like isoform X1, with translation MDNKKNGVNKILREDMLKHFQKRELKMNNVDFKLKTKMNENVQDFSCHSGEMKKEITDCTDSSKNNFIVTDFVEQVKIEEIDDKDESTIELMQTNEDKEFFNRINSLANVEVCKYNEKEASCDNKSANDLNKSKENFKCCQCDFLSYILEDLGRHMDTAHPNLRNHECNLCNFTSNPVIMQYYKCTACDFSSHSKILLEIHEDVFHRDLRKYKCQFCKFDSSWKYDLNKHVSTMHKNTRNHKCDFCDYSSSRNNDLQLHITSVHMKVRKHKCDSCEYSSSWKNALKRHIDSVHSHLRPHKCEWCEYSSFRKIHLQTHIENVHLNLKIHKCELCNYSSSKKVNLQSHIDNVHVNLKSFKCDICDFSANQKGNLRKHIDSVHKNLRVHKCQLCDYISSRKTDVRRHVSMVHLKAKKFSCKICIFCSNDKEALETHIENAHMITAHEMNS, from the exons ATggataacaaaaaaaatggtGTTAATAAAATCTTAAGAGAGGATATGCTCAAACATTTCCAGAAAagagaattgaaaatgaataatgTTGATTTTAAACTCAAAACTAA GATGAATGAGAATGTACAAGACTTTTCGTGCCATAGTGGAGAAATGAAGAAAGAAATAACTGATTGTACTGATAGTTCTAAAAATAACTTTATTGTAACAGATTTTGTTGAACAGGTGAAGATTGAAGAAATAGATGATAAAGATGAATCTACTATAGAATTGATGCAAACTAACGAGGATAAAGAATTTTTTAATAGAATAAATAGTCTAGCAAATGTTGAAGTTtgtaaatataatgaaaaagaagCATCTTGTGATAA TAAAAGTGCAAATGACCTGAATAAATccaaagaaaattttaaatgcTGCCAGTGTGACTTCCTTTCATATATCTTGGAAGACTTGGGAAGGCATATGGACACAGCTCATCCAAATCTGAGAAACCATGAATGTAATCTATGTAATTTCACCTCCAATCCAGTTATTATGCAGTATTACAAATGCACAGCTTGCGATTTCAGTTCACATAGCAAGATTCTTCTTGAAATACATGAGGATGTTTTTCATAGGGATCTCCGGAAGTATAAATGTCAATTTTGCAAATTTGACTCCAGTTGGAAATATGACCTCAATAAGCATGTGTCTACAATGCATAAAAACACAAGGAATCATAAGTGTGACTTTTGCGATTATAGCTCAAGTCGTAACAATGACTTGCAGCTTCATATAACCAGTGTCCACATGAAGGTGAGGAAACATAAATGTGATTCCTGTGAGTACAGCTCTAGTTGGAAGAATGCTTTAAAAAGGCACATTGATAGTGTTCACAGTCATTTGAGGCCACATAAGTGTGAATGGTGCGAGTATAGTTCTTTTCGTAAAATTCATCTTCAAACTCATATTGAGAATGTCCACCTTAATCTTAAAATCCACAAATGTGAGTTGTGTAATTATAGTTCAAGTAAAAAGGTTAATCTTCAGTCACATATAGATAATGTACATGTCAATCTCAAGAGTTTCAAGTGCGATATATGTGATTTCAGTGCAAATCAGAAAGGTAATCTTAGAAAACATATCGATAGTGTTCATAAAAATCTTAGGGTTCACAAATGTCAGTTGTGCGATTATATTTCATCAAGGAAAACTGATGTCAGGAGACATGTTAGCATGGTTCATTTGAAAGCAAAGAAATTCTCGTGTAAAATCTGTATTTTCTGCAGTAATGATAAGGAGGCTTTGGAGACACATATTGAAAATGCCCATATGATTACTGCTCATGAAATGAACTCTTGA
- the LOC123676163 gene encoding zinc finger Y-chromosomal protein-like isoform X2 codes for MLILNSKLSFRMNENVQDFSCHSGEMKKEITDCTDSSKNNFIVTDFVEQVKIEEIDDKDESTIELMQTNEDKEFFNRINSLANVEVCKYNEKEASCDNKSANDLNKSKENFKCCQCDFLSYILEDLGRHMDTAHPNLRNHECNLCNFTSNPVIMQYYKCTACDFSSHSKILLEIHEDVFHRDLRKYKCQFCKFDSSWKYDLNKHVSTMHKNTRNHKCDFCDYSSSRNNDLQLHITSVHMKVRKHKCDSCEYSSSWKNALKRHIDSVHSHLRPHKCEWCEYSSFRKIHLQTHIENVHLNLKIHKCELCNYSSSKKVNLQSHIDNVHVNLKSFKCDICDFSANQKGNLRKHIDSVHKNLRVHKCQLCDYISSRKTDVRRHVSMVHLKAKKFSCKICIFCSNDKEALETHIENAHMITAHEMNS; via the exons atgTTGATTTTAAACTCAAAACTAA gTTTTAGGATGAATGAGAATGTACAAGACTTTTCGTGCCATAGTGGAGAAATGAAGAAAGAAATAACTGATTGTACTGATAGTTCTAAAAATAACTTTATTGTAACAGATTTTGTTGAACAGGTGAAGATTGAAGAAATAGATGATAAAGATGAATCTACTATAGAATTGATGCAAACTAACGAGGATAAAGAATTTTTTAATAGAATAAATAGTCTAGCAAATGTTGAAGTTtgtaaatataatgaaaaagaagCATCTTGTGATAA TAAAAGTGCAAATGACCTGAATAAATccaaagaaaattttaaatgcTGCCAGTGTGACTTCCTTTCATATATCTTGGAAGACTTGGGAAGGCATATGGACACAGCTCATCCAAATCTGAGAAACCATGAATGTAATCTATGTAATTTCACCTCCAATCCAGTTATTATGCAGTATTACAAATGCACAGCTTGCGATTTCAGTTCACATAGCAAGATTCTTCTTGAAATACATGAGGATGTTTTTCATAGGGATCTCCGGAAGTATAAATGTCAATTTTGCAAATTTGACTCCAGTTGGAAATATGACCTCAATAAGCATGTGTCTACAATGCATAAAAACACAAGGAATCATAAGTGTGACTTTTGCGATTATAGCTCAAGTCGTAACAATGACTTGCAGCTTCATATAACCAGTGTCCACATGAAGGTGAGGAAACATAAATGTGATTCCTGTGAGTACAGCTCTAGTTGGAAGAATGCTTTAAAAAGGCACATTGATAGTGTTCACAGTCATTTGAGGCCACATAAGTGTGAATGGTGCGAGTATAGTTCTTTTCGTAAAATTCATCTTCAAACTCATATTGAGAATGTCCACCTTAATCTTAAAATCCACAAATGTGAGTTGTGTAATTATAGTTCAAGTAAAAAGGTTAATCTTCAGTCACATATAGATAATGTACATGTCAATCTCAAGAGTTTCAAGTGCGATATATGTGATTTCAGTGCAAATCAGAAAGGTAATCTTAGAAAACATATCGATAGTGTTCATAAAAATCTTAGGGTTCACAAATGTCAGTTGTGCGATTATATTTCATCAAGGAAAACTGATGTCAGGAGACATGTTAGCATGGTTCATTTGAAAGCAAAGAAATTCTCGTGTAAAATCTGTATTTTCTGCAGTAATGATAAGGAGGCTTTGGAGACACATATTGAAAATGCCCATATGATTACTGCTCATGAAATGAACTCTTGA